In the genome of Rhizobium sp. NZLR1, one region contains:
- a CDS encoding acyl-CoA dehydrogenase family protein, with product MNYEQFTPEENEIVSTVERFIEERVRPDVMVFERDGIYPQAIVEEMKELGLFGIAVPEEFGGLGLRVPVFAAVMEIVARGWTTLAAYINSHSTVAYAIASHGTGEQKEKYLPGLATGDFRGSLCLTEPGCGSDLQAIRANAVDRGGAYDLTASKTYVTNGDKATLLLTLVKHPKESPEAKQKFSLLLVDKAAAGVTVTTTFHKMAFGLVDTVQIEMDNVAVPKANLLGAAEGKGFHQLFDSLEIGRIAIAISAVGLAANSLSEAKRYASERVTFGVTIDKHQAIQFKLADMATKLVTARLITMEAAWMKERGGRCDMISAMAKMYASDAAVEIVHDAVKVHGGAGYIQEYAVERLYREALLYTIGEGTNDINRIVISRRINGDEEQTYLGLVP from the coding sequence ATGAACTACGAGCAATTTACGCCCGAAGAAAACGAAATCGTCTCCACCGTGGAGCGGTTCATCGAAGAGCGCGTCCGGCCAGATGTCATGGTCTTTGAGAGAGACGGCATCTACCCGCAGGCCATTGTCGAGGAGATGAAAGAGCTTGGTCTCTTCGGGATCGCGGTTCCAGAAGAGTTTGGGGGCCTCGGCCTCAGGGTTCCGGTCTTTGCCGCCGTTATGGAGATTGTCGCGCGCGGCTGGACCACACTTGCAGCCTATATCAACAGCCATTCGACAGTGGCCTATGCGATAGCGTCGCACGGAACCGGCGAGCAAAAGGAAAAATACCTACCGGGTCTAGCGACGGGCGATTTCAGGGGCTCGCTTTGCTTGACCGAACCGGGCTGCGGATCTGATCTCCAGGCCATTCGCGCGAACGCGGTCGACCGGGGAGGGGCCTACGATCTGACGGCGAGCAAAACCTACGTTACAAATGGCGACAAGGCGACGCTCCTGCTGACGCTGGTCAAGCATCCAAAGGAGAGCCCGGAGGCAAAACAGAAGTTCAGCCTGCTTCTCGTCGATAAAGCCGCCGCCGGCGTGACCGTGACCACAACGTTCCACAAGATGGCCTTTGGCTTGGTCGATACCGTGCAAATCGAAATGGACAACGTCGCCGTTCCCAAAGCGAACCTGCTCGGTGCTGCCGAAGGCAAGGGTTTCCATCAATTGTTCGATTCTCTTGAGATCGGCCGGATTGCGATTGCCATCAGCGCGGTCGGTCTTGCTGCAAATTCACTCTCTGAAGCAAAGCGCTACGCATCGGAGCGCGTCACCTTCGGTGTGACGATCGACAAGCACCAGGCAATCCAGTTCAAGCTGGCGGACATGGCGACGAAACTCGTGACCGCGCGTTTGATCACCATGGAAGCAGCCTGGATGAAGGAACGCGGCGGGCGTTGCGACATGATCAGCGCAATGGCGAAAATGTACGCCAGCGACGCGGCGGTGGAGATCGTTCACGACGCCGTCAAGGTTCACGGGGGCGCCGGCTACATCCAGGAATATGCAGTCGAAAGGCTTTACCGCGAGGCGTTACTTTATACGATCGGGGAAGGCACGAACGACATCAACCGGATCGTCATCTCTCGCCGCATCAATGGCGACGAAGAGCAGACCTATCTCGGACTTGTGCCATGA
- a CDS encoding polysaccharide deacetylase yields MTTVCLTFDFDAVSLWISSLKQTTANPMSRGEFAPRVGLPRVLALLLEKGVKATFFVPAHTAVSFNAETRRILDDGHEIGIHGYCHETPVGLSKTDEASLLDKAIAKLRNALGQDFTPVGYRSPAWDLSENSIALLEERGIVYDSSLMADDYKPYWASRGFQVSEEAYQAGPASKVVEIPVAWELDDFPHFMFLNKPLYLGMRTPAEVYELWREEFDFSATIEGSVFTLTMHPEIIGRGPRMAMLSRLIDHMKSTSGTTFSTVADAARHWRVRSH; encoded by the coding sequence ATGACCACCGTTTGCCTCACCTTCGATTTCGATGCAGTCTCGCTATGGATCAGTTCGCTGAAGCAGACCACGGCCAATCCGATGTCTCGCGGCGAGTTTGCCCCGAGGGTCGGGTTGCCCAGGGTCTTGGCGCTCCTGTTGGAAAAGGGCGTGAAGGCAACCTTTTTCGTGCCGGCACACACTGCGGTCTCGTTCAACGCCGAGACGAGGCGCATTCTGGACGACGGCCATGAGATCGGGATCCACGGATACTGTCACGAAACGCCGGTTGGCTTGAGTAAGACCGATGAGGCATCCCTCCTGGATAAAGCGATCGCCAAACTACGCAATGCGCTCGGCCAGGATTTTACGCCGGTCGGATACCGCTCGCCCGCCTGGGATCTGTCGGAGAATTCGATCGCGCTGCTCGAAGAGCGGGGCATTGTCTACGACAGCAGCCTGATGGCCGACGACTACAAGCCATATTGGGCCTCGAGAGGCTTTCAAGTCTCGGAAGAAGCATACCAGGCAGGTCCAGCGTCCAAGGTGGTCGAGATTCCGGTTGCCTGGGAGCTCGACGACTTTCCGCACTTCATGTTTTTGAACAAGCCGCTCTATCTCGGCATGCGAACCCCGGCTGAGGTCTACGAGCTCTGGCGCGAAGAATTCGATTTCTCGGCCACGATCGAAGGTTCGGTATTCACCTTGACCATGCATCCCGAAATCATCGGCCGCGGCCCGCGCATGGCAATGCTGTCGCGCCTGATAGACCACATGAAATCGACATCGGGCACGACGTTCTCGACGGTTGCAGATGCGGCCCGACATTGGCGGGTGCGATCTCATTAG
- a CDS encoding class I adenylate-forming enzyme family protein: protein MTDNSAAPFPSVFAALEASVRTNPDKVAVIFEDQSLSYRQLLEKVDNTARHLLALGIGKGETVAAFAQNRPELIYCYYAAARLGAIFVPLNPNLTQSEVKYSFRHSDAKILFYDDLVADTAKGAVAAEALVPMSRLGNVLPATEIAAPSVEPDDDFLIIYTSGSTGAPKAIILDHKAQINCPIALARLWGVTSADRTLVALPLGYLYGLSTAAAAGLQAGGTVIILRRFHPRDVLEAFIEHKVSVFHGVPTMFSMMLEYCEQRDLKFDLSSVRKLICAGAPLSDEMARRFEGKFARSLENYYALTECTPVFGRYFDDAHALPDGSIGRAAPGAIVKIIRSDGSECAVDEDGELLVQAAATMKRYLKNPEMTQASMTDGLFRTGDLVKRDEDGFFYITGRIKEIIIRGGANISPSEVEKVLIAHPGVQDAAVIGATDRIFGEIPVAIVVRRHGSEVTQDELIAHVEATLSDFKVPRTIFFEPVLPQGKTGKTDKKLLKERFEPLLAAR, encoded by the coding sequence GTGACAGACAATTCCGCAGCGCCATTTCCATCCGTCTTTGCAGCCCTTGAGGCTTCGGTTCGGACAAACCCTGACAAGGTGGCTGTTATTTTTGAAGATCAGTCCCTGAGCTACCGGCAATTGCTCGAGAAGGTCGACAACACGGCGCGCCATCTGCTGGCGCTTGGTATAGGCAAAGGCGAAACCGTTGCCGCATTTGCGCAAAACCGCCCTGAGCTGATTTATTGTTACTATGCTGCGGCCAGATTGGGAGCAATCTTCGTGCCGCTCAATCCAAACCTGACGCAAAGCGAAGTCAAATACAGCTTCCGACACAGCGACGCAAAAATCCTGTTCTACGACGACTTGGTCGCCGATACCGCCAAGGGCGCAGTCGCTGCAGAGGCGCTCGTCCCCATGAGCCGGTTAGGAAACGTTCTGCCCGCAACGGAAATCGCCGCGCCATCGGTCGAGCCGGACGACGACTTCCTGATCATTTACACGTCCGGCTCAACAGGAGCGCCGAAAGCAATCATTCTTGATCACAAGGCGCAGATCAATTGCCCGATCGCCCTGGCAAGGCTATGGGGCGTGACGTCGGCCGACAGGACGCTTGTCGCGCTGCCGCTCGGCTATCTGTATGGACTCTCGACCGCCGCTGCAGCGGGACTGCAGGCAGGCGGGACGGTAATCATTCTTCGCCGCTTCCACCCGCGCGACGTCCTGGAAGCCTTCATCGAACACAAGGTTTCGGTATTCCACGGTGTGCCGACTATGTTTTCCATGATGCTTGAATATTGCGAGCAACGTGATCTCAAGTTCGATCTGAGCAGCGTGCGCAAATTGATCTGCGCCGGCGCCCCCCTCTCGGACGAAATGGCCCGCCGTTTCGAGGGCAAGTTTGCGAGATCGCTGGAAAATTACTACGCGCTGACCGAATGCACCCCGGTCTTCGGACGGTATTTTGATGACGCACACGCTCTCCCTGATGGCTCGATCGGTCGGGCGGCGCCCGGCGCGATCGTCAAGATTATTCGCTCAGATGGAAGCGAGTGCGCCGTGGATGAGGACGGCGAGCTCCTTGTACAGGCAGCCGCCACGATGAAGCGGTATTTGAAAAATCCTGAGATGACGCAGGCCTCTATGACCGATGGCCTCTTTAGAACAGGGGATCTCGTCAAGCGCGACGAAGACGGCTTCTTCTACATCACCGGCCGCATTAAGGAGATCATCATTCGCGGCGGGGCGAATATCTCGCCCTCCGAGGTCGAAAAGGTATTGATCGCTCATCCAGGTGTCCAGGATGCGGCCGTCATTGGCGCAACTGACCGCATCTTCGGGGAGATCCCAGTCGCAATTGTCGTGCGCCGTCACGGATCGGAGGTGACGCAGGACGAGCTCATTGCGCATGTCGAAGCCACTTTGTCCGACTTCAAAGTGCCACGCACGATCTTCTTCGAGCCAGTCCTGCCCCAGGGAAAGACTGGAAAGACCGACAAGAAGCTTCTGAAAGAGCGTTTCGAGCCGCTTTTGGCAGCTCGCTGA
- a CDS encoding amidase, which yields MDRSQYRSLDGLSLASLLHSRQVSSAELMRCALVLAEDCDNEFNALCYVRPEEALAQAETSELRGQFGALPFLLKDSGLASTTLPSSVGSRLFAGLKSPINATLNERFISDGFISFGRTTVPEFCMAPTTEAVQNSGPTLNPWDKTRSAGGSSGGAAVAVSTGVVPIAHGSDGGGSIRIPAACCGVFGLKPSRGLVPLGPSRGEAWGGLAADGVLTRTVRDTAAALDGIVGMEIGAPYAAPKVPGKYLDLLDVAFDRPLRIATWTQAFDDIPVANECIAAVDQAARLLASMGHEVVSAPLPDLKYKSFLRAHQDVLAASVTLTVNGKLRSSPDAAWREKLEPAIVDAYDIGTTLSAETYALAINRFHALARQMEVYMSCYDFVLSPTLTQLPAKLGIMTMESDFRTFRNRVGEYTTFLAIINASGQPATNVPLYWTEDGIPVGIQFIGHFGKESELLRLSARLEEAAPWIDRYRGRVS from the coding sequence ATGGACCGTTCGCAATATCGATCCCTTGATGGCCTGAGCCTTGCCTCTTTGCTTCATTCCCGGCAAGTCTCTTCTGCAGAACTGATGCGCTGTGCGCTGGTCCTGGCCGAAGACTGCGACAACGAGTTTAATGCGCTTTGCTATGTCAGGCCGGAAGAAGCCTTAGCTCAGGCGGAAACGTCCGAGCTTAGGGGGCAGTTTGGTGCCCTGCCGTTCCTGTTGAAGGATTCCGGGCTTGCTTCGACGACCTTGCCGTCCAGTGTCGGCTCCCGCCTGTTTGCTGGGCTCAAATCACCGATCAACGCGACGCTGAACGAGCGGTTCATTTCCGATGGGTTTATCTCCTTCGGCCGCACGACAGTTCCGGAATTCTGCATGGCGCCGACAACGGAGGCCGTGCAGAACTCGGGTCCCACGCTCAACCCCTGGGACAAGACGCGGTCGGCGGGTGGATCGAGCGGTGGTGCTGCGGTCGCAGTCAGCACGGGTGTTGTTCCGATCGCCCATGGCAGTGACGGGGGCGGTTCGATCCGCATTCCTGCCGCCTGCTGCGGTGTCTTTGGTCTGAAGCCGTCACGCGGGCTGGTGCCGCTCGGACCATCCCGCGGGGAGGCCTGGGGCGGCCTTGCTGCCGACGGCGTCCTGACCAGGACGGTGCGCGATACAGCAGCCGCTTTGGACGGCATTGTTGGTATGGAGATCGGCGCACCCTATGCTGCCCCGAAGGTTCCGGGAAAGTATCTGGACCTGCTTGATGTCGCGTTCGACCGGCCGCTGAGGATCGCCACGTGGACGCAAGCTTTCGACGACATCCCCGTCGCGAATGAATGCATTGCGGCCGTCGATCAAGCCGCCCGGCTCTTGGCGTCCATGGGGCACGAGGTGGTGTCGGCTCCGCTTCCGGATCTCAAATACAAGAGCTTTCTTCGCGCCCATCAGGACGTCCTTGCCGCAAGTGTTACATTGACCGTCAACGGCAAGCTGCGGTCGAGCCCGGACGCGGCCTGGCGCGAAAAGCTTGAGCCGGCGATCGTCGACGCCTACGACATCGGCACCACCTTGAGCGCGGAGACATACGCGCTTGCCATCAACCGCTTTCATGCGCTTGCCCGGCAAATGGAAGTCTACATGTCCTGTTACGATTTCGTATTGTCGCCGACGCTGACGCAACTTCCCGCCAAGCTCGGCATAATGACGATGGAGAGCGACTTCAGGACGTTCCGCAACCGTGTCGGTGAATACACGACGTTCCTGGCGATCATCAACGCCTCCGGTCAGCCGGCCACCAATGTTCCTCTATACTGGACAGAGGACGGTATTCCTGTCGGCATCCAGTTCATCGGTCATTTCGGCAAGGAATCCGAGCTCCTTCGCCTCTCGGCCCGGCTGGAAGAGGCCGCGCCCTGGATAGATCGCTATCGAGGTCGGGTTTCATAA
- a CDS encoding MaoC/PaaZ C-terminal domain-containing protein, which produces MTGELKVGPNAKFFDDFEVDQNWITPRRTITEADIVMFAGMTGDFNPVHTDEEFAKTTPFGTRILHGPAVFAIATGLEFRLGLKEGTAIAFLGMTWNLKAPVKIGDTIHVYQKVAGVRATSNPARGIVNFWVEVRNQEGTVCQEGEWKVMFHSKAAA; this is translated from the coding sequence ATGACTGGCGAACTCAAGGTAGGGCCGAACGCAAAATTCTTCGATGATTTCGAGGTCGATCAGAACTGGATCACGCCGCGTCGCACGATTACCGAAGCCGACATCGTCATGTTCGCGGGTATGACGGGTGACTTTAACCCGGTCCACACAGACGAGGAATTTGCAAAGACAACACCGTTCGGCACACGCATTCTGCATGGGCCCGCAGTCTTCGCGATCGCGACCGGCCTTGAATTTCGTCTGGGCTTGAAGGAAGGAACCGCAATCGCCTTCCTCGGCATGACCTGGAACCTAAAGGCTCCCGTCAAGATCGGTGACACCATTCATGTCTATCAAAAGGTCGCCGGCGTTCGCGCCACCAGCAACCCGGCGCGTGGCATCGTCAACTTCTGGGTCGAGGTCCGCAATCAGGAAGGCACCGTTTGCCAAGAAGGCGAGTGGAAGGTCATGTTCCACTCAAAGGCTGCTGCTTGA
- a CDS encoding TetR/AcrR family transcriptional regulator → MNLKVREELKAKKQAYVQEEILTAAATLFAETGIRAVTIDDIAKSLGYTKSVVYYYFKNKNQVLWEIFQRIHEAWWQDMVAIIETDLPADELLGAMIRKHALNVMGRAAWTAIYFRDQGELTDDQQKIIVKRKREYDQLFKNAYVKGVEAGIFRDIPTYLIVSSIIGMCNFTHAWFKPKGQLSPNDIANHYVEIILNGCKA, encoded by the coding sequence ATGAATTTGAAAGTGCGGGAAGAGCTGAAGGCGAAAAAGCAAGCCTATGTTCAGGAGGAAATCCTGACTGCTGCTGCTACACTTTTTGCGGAGACCGGCATTCGCGCTGTCACCATCGACGATATCGCAAAAAGCCTGGGCTACACAAAGTCCGTCGTCTACTATTATTTCAAGAACAAGAATCAGGTCCTGTGGGAGATCTTCCAGCGTATCCATGAAGCCTGGTGGCAGGATATGGTCGCCATCATCGAGACGGACTTGCCCGCTGACGAGCTTCTGGGTGCAATGATCCGCAAACATGCGCTGAACGTCATGGGTCGCGCGGCCTGGACTGCGATCTATTTCCGTGATCAGGGTGAACTGACCGATGATCAGCAGAAAATCATCGTCAAGCGCAAGCGGGAATATGACCAGCTTTTCAAGAACGCTTACGTCAAAGGCGTGGAAGCAGGCATCTTCCGCGACATCCCGACCTATCTGATCGTCAGTTCGATCATCGGCATGTGCAATTTCACGCACGCATGGTTCAAGCCGAAGGGACAGCTTTCACCGAACGACATCGCCAACCATTATGTCGAGATCATTCTAAACGGCTGCAAGGCGTAG
- a CDS encoding amino acid ABC transporter permease has translation MSDLIDFWQENLPTMVDGLLVSLEVTGVALFIGIPLGLILALGVQAKSMFARAISIFVVEIGRGAPALILLQFAYYGLPSTGISLTSFAAAAAALSWTTAAYTSEIIRAGLQAVPHGQKEAAVAVGFTSLDALRYVIVPQGLRVAAPALLGFAILMLQATSLCFAIALPELLSQAYMIGTTTFQYLPILLLAGLLYASICIPATILVSSLERRLGRHTA, from the coding sequence ATGAGCGATCTTATCGATTTCTGGCAAGAAAACCTGCCAACGATGGTCGACGGGCTTCTTGTGAGCCTTGAGGTGACGGGGGTCGCCCTGTTCATCGGCATTCCGCTGGGATTAATACTGGCATTGGGCGTTCAGGCAAAATCAATGTTCGCTCGCGCGATATCGATTTTCGTGGTCGAGATCGGCCGCGGTGCACCAGCACTCATCCTGCTGCAATTTGCCTATTACGGCCTTCCAAGCACTGGTATCAGTCTGACATCCTTTGCCGCTGCCGCCGCTGCCTTATCCTGGACGACCGCGGCCTATACCAGCGAGATCATTCGGGCCGGACTGCAGGCCGTTCCCCACGGCCAGAAGGAAGCCGCCGTGGCCGTGGGTTTCACATCACTCGATGCGCTTCGCTATGTGATCGTCCCGCAAGGACTTCGCGTAGCGGCCCCTGCCCTGCTGGGCTTTGCGATACTTATGCTCCAGGCCACGTCGCTTTGCTTTGCGATCGCTCTGCCGGAACTGCTGTCGCAGGCCTATATGATCGGCACCACCACGTTCCAGTATCTGCCGATCCTTCTACTTGCGGGCCTGCTTTATGCGTCCATCTGTATTCCGGCAACAATTCTCGTGTCGTCGCTTGAAAGGCGGCTTGGCCGGCATACGGCCTAG
- a CDS encoding amino acid ABC transporter permease: MFGALLGLPLCAMKVSRSWLLRALATALILTFRSIPPIVCLFFLYFGIGSGYLQVGPVESAIVALGVITGANMAEIYRGALKSIHVGQWEASRALNMPGWSVFFDIMAPQLIRVILPSATSYIIGLLKDSAIASTVGVTEVAFQASFVSRRNFEGLEVFAVAGLLYILISLPVAALARYSDGVMRAKVAR, encoded by the coding sequence GTGTTCGGAGCGCTGCTTGGGCTCCCACTCTGTGCCATGAAAGTGTCGCGGTCGTGGTTGCTTCGCGCGCTTGCAACTGCACTCATTTTGACCTTTCGGTCGATTCCGCCCATCGTATGCCTGTTCTTCCTCTATTTCGGAATTGGCTCTGGATACCTTCAGGTCGGCCCGGTCGAGTCTGCGATCGTTGCGCTGGGCGTCATCACTGGCGCGAACATGGCCGAGATCTATCGCGGCGCGTTGAAGAGCATCCATGTCGGGCAGTGGGAAGCCTCACGCGCGCTGAACATGCCGGGTTGGTCGGTATTTTTCGACATCATGGCCCCACAGCTGATCCGGGTCATCCTTCCGTCAGCGACGAGCTACATTATTGGGCTCCTGAAGGATTCAGCCATTGCCTCGACGGTCGGCGTCACAGAAGTCGCCTTCCAGGCCAGTTTCGTGTCGCGCCGCAATTTCGAAGGTCTCGAGGTCTTTGCGGTCGCCGGCCTGCTTTACATTCTCATCAGTCTGCCTGTTGCGGCTCTCGCCCGCTACAGTGACGGCGTCATGCGTGCAAAGGTGGCCCGATGA
- a CDS encoding amino acid ABC transporter ATP-binding protein: MSSMNEQSRTEQSQQAEEILRVSNVEKSFGTHRVLEDINFTMKTGEVVAIIGPSGSGKSTLLRCLNQLEPPTQGSIRIAGISVDAKRPATKKQLTELRRAAGMVFQSFNLFPHMSVLANVSLPQQRVLGRSKAEADRRSLALLKRVGLENKGDQYPVRCSGGQQQRIAIARALALDPKIMLFDEPTSALDPELGLEVLAVMKELAEGGMTMIVVTHEMHFAETVSDRVIIMADGRILEEGPSESLMRNPQTERAQRFLQAVKNR; encoded by the coding sequence ATGTCCTCGATGAATGAGCAATCCCGGACCGAGCAATCGCAACAGGCAGAGGAAATCCTTCGTGTTTCGAACGTCGAAAAGTCCTTTGGAACACATCGGGTCCTGGAAGATATTAACTTTACCATGAAGACGGGTGAGGTCGTTGCCATCATCGGGCCGAGTGGCTCTGGCAAAAGCACGCTTCTACGATGCCTCAATCAGCTCGAGCCGCCGACACAGGGCTCGATCCGCATCGCCGGCATCAGCGTTGATGCCAAGCGTCCTGCCACGAAAAAGCAACTGACCGAACTTCGGCGCGCCGCCGGCATGGTATTTCAATCGTTCAATCTTTTCCCGCACATGTCGGTGCTGGCCAATGTCAGCCTGCCGCAGCAGCGTGTGCTCGGCCGTAGCAAGGCCGAAGCCGACAGGCGCTCGCTTGCCCTTCTCAAACGTGTCGGGCTGGAGAACAAAGGCGATCAGTATCCCGTGCGGTGTTCGGGTGGTCAGCAGCAGCGTATCGCGATTGCGCGCGCGCTTGCTCTCGACCCGAAAATCATGCTGTTCGACGAGCCGACCTCCGCACTCGACCCGGAACTCGGTCTGGAAGTCCTCGCCGTCATGAAGGAGCTTGCCGAGGGTGGAATGACCATGATCGTCGTCACCCACGAGATGCACTTCGCGGAAACCGTCTCCGATCGTGTGATCATCATGGCCGATGGCCGCATCCTCGAAGAGGGTCCGAGCGAATCGCTAATGCGCAACCCTCAGACGGAGCGGGCGCAACGCTTTCTACAGGCGGTCAAGAACCGATGA